Proteins found in one Litorihabitans aurantiacus genomic segment:
- a CDS encoding metallophosphoesterase family protein, with amino-acid sequence MAGARVTGRLGALVDTYGERAIATLRSNDAYYDEVRENVVQAYADDPAPLAPRVPLRPFAVAGADEPDTDEEAADADATDETTDGEQPTGGDASGDASGEDADGRAAGASPSSTPSPSPREEEPDEVTLVLISDNHCNTGMGRVMGEVARQAEADVVLNIGDTTMGGSGPEALCVDALASELRDFPVVVADGNHDSLLTGDQERAQGWTVLDGGVVEVEGLRIVGDRDPRLTSVTLGDREFATKPEAAQVLVDAACAGHDPDDPSTRVDILAIHDPYVGNRVMPSGCVVLELSGHLHRRVGPFQEGLGVMFGMSSSGGATAGQLTLGELPATATIGVLRYDRANKRPTALREVLIDPDRSVRLTPWEAFPEPPTTPVLADLSPAASQR; translated from the coding sequence ATGGCGGGAGCCCGCGTGACGGGCCGGCTCGGAGCCCTCGTCGACACCTACGGCGAGCGGGCGATCGCGACGCTGCGCAGCAACGACGCGTACTACGACGAGGTCCGGGAGAACGTCGTGCAGGCCTACGCGGACGACCCCGCACCGCTCGCACCGCGGGTCCCGCTGCGGCCGTTCGCGGTCGCGGGGGCCGACGAGCCCGACACCGACGAGGAGGCGGCCGACGCGGACGCGACCGACGAGACGACCGACGGCGAGCAGCCGACCGGTGGCGACGCGTCCGGCGACGCGTCCGGCGAGGACGCCGACGGGCGCGCGGCCGGTGCCTCGCCGTCGTCGACGCCCTCACCCTCCCCACGGGAGGAGGAGCCCGACGAGGTGACGCTCGTGCTGATCTCGGACAACCACTGCAACACCGGGATGGGGCGCGTGATGGGCGAGGTCGCGCGGCAGGCGGAGGCCGACGTCGTGCTGAACATCGGCGACACCACCATGGGCGGTTCGGGACCGGAGGCGCTGTGCGTGGACGCGCTCGCGAGCGAGTTGCGCGATTTCCCGGTGGTGGTGGCCGACGGCAACCACGACTCGCTCCTGACCGGCGACCAGGAGCGCGCGCAGGGCTGGACCGTGCTCGACGGCGGCGTGGTCGAGGTCGAGGGCCTGCGGATCGTGGGCGACCGCGACCCGCGCCTGACCTCCGTGACGCTGGGGGACCGCGAGTTCGCCACGAAGCCCGAGGCGGCCCAGGTGCTCGTCGACGCCGCGTGCGCCGGCCACGACCCCGACGACCCGAGCACGCGCGTCGACATCCTCGCCATCCACGACCCCTACGTCGGCAACCGCGTGATGCCGTCCGGGTGCGTGGTGCTGGAGCTGTCGGGCCACCTGCACCGGCGCGTGGGCCCGTTCCAGGAGGGTCTCGGCGTCATGTTCGGCATGTCCTCCAGCGGTGGTGCGACCGCCGGTCAGCTCACGCTCGGCGAGCTGCCCGCGACCGCGACGATCGGTGTGCTGCGCTACGACCGCGCGAACAAGCGTCCGACGGCGCTGCGCGAGGTGCTGATCGACCCGGACCGCAGCGTCCGGCTCACGCCCTGGGAGGCGTTCCCGGAGCCGCCGACCACCCCGGTG